One Pseudonocardia sediminis DNA window includes the following coding sequences:
- the rplR gene encoding 50S ribosomal protein L18 has protein sequence MAETNSTVSGAARRRMASQVSRKRRDSRTRRHVRLRKKISGTPDRPRLSVNRSSRHITVQLIDDLAGHTLAQASSLDVDVRALDGDKKAKASKVGELIASRAKAAGVTAVVFDRGGLAYHGRIAALADAAREGGLEF, from the coding sequence ATGGCCGAGACGAACAGCACGGTCTCCGGTGCCGCCCGGCGGCGGATGGCCTCCCAGGTGTCGCGCAAGCGGCGCGACTCGCGTACCCGCCGGCACGTCCGGCTGCGCAAGAAGATCTCCGGTACCCCGGACCGTCCCCGTCTCTCGGTGAACCGCAGCTCGCGGCACATCACCGTGCAGCTGATCGACGACCTGGCCGGTCACACGCTGGCCCAGGCCTCGAGCCTGGACGTCGACGTCCGCGCGCTGGACGGCGACAAGAAGGCCAAGGCGTCCAAGGTCGGGGAGCTCATCGCCTCCCGCGCCAAGGCCGCCGGCGTCACGGCGGTCGTGTTCGACCGCGGTGGCCTGGCCTACCACGGCCGGATCGCCGCGCTGGCGGACGCCGCCCGCGAGGGAGGCCTGGAGTTCTGA
- the rplF gene encoding 50S ribosomal protein L6, which translates to MSRIGKLPITVPSGVDVTIDGRTVTVKGPKGTLSHTVVEPITVERDDDGTVLIKRPDEERETRAFHGLSRSLVNNIVVGVSAGYEKKLEIHGVGYRVQLKGSNLEFALGFSHPVVIEPPEGVTFAVESPTRFSVTGIDKQLVGETAANIRKLRRPDPYKGKGVRYAGEQIRRKVGKTGK; encoded by the coding sequence ATGTCCCGCATCGGAAAGCTGCCCATCACCGTCCCGTCCGGAGTCGACGTCACGATCGACGGCCGCACGGTCACCGTGAAGGGCCCCAAGGGCACCCTGTCGCACACCGTCGTCGAGCCGATCACGGTCGAGCGCGACGACGACGGCACGGTGCTGATCAAGCGTCCCGACGAGGAGCGCGAGACGAGGGCCTTCCACGGCCTGTCCCGCTCGCTGGTCAACAACATCGTGGTCGGCGTCAGCGCCGGCTACGAGAAGAAGCTCGAGATCCACGGCGTCGGCTACCGGGTCCAGCTCAAGGGTTCCAACCTCGAGTTCGCCCTGGGCTTCAGCCACCCGGTCGTCATCGAGCCGCCGGAGGGCGTGACGTTCGCCGTCGAGTCGCCCACGCGCTTCTCGGTCACCGGGATCGACAAGCAGCTGGTCGGCGAGACCGCTGCCAACATCCGCAAGCTGCGCCGTCCGGACCCGTACAAGGGCAAGGGCGTGCGGTACGCCGGCGAGCAGATCCGCCGCAAGGTCGGAAAGACGGGTAAGTGA
- the rpsH gene encoding 30S ribosomal protein S8, translating into MTMTDPIADMLTRLRNANSAYHDRVVMPHSKLKVAIAEILQKQGYIASHHTEDAEVGKSLVIELKYGRNRERSIANVRRVSKPGLRVYAKSTNLPRVLGGLGVAIISTSQGLMTDQQAYRSGVGGEVLAYVW; encoded by the coding sequence ATGACGATGACCGATCCGATCGCAGACATGCTGACCCGTCTGCGGAACGCGAACTCGGCCTACCACGACCGCGTGGTGATGCCCCACTCGAAGCTGAAGGTCGCGATCGCGGAGATCCTGCAGAAGCAGGGTTACATCGCGTCGCACCACACCGAGGACGCCGAGGTCGGCAAGTCCCTGGTCATTGAGCTCAAGTACGGCCGCAACCGGGAGCGCAGCATCGCCAACGTGCGACGCGTGTCCAAGCCCGGTCTGCGCGTCTACGCGAAGTCGACCAACCTGCCGCGGGTCCTCGGAGGCCTCGGCGTAGCGATCATCTCGACCTCGCAGGGTCTGATGACCGACCAGCAGGCCTACCGGAGTGGCGTGGGCGGGGAAGTCCTCGCCTACGTCTGGTGA
- a CDS encoding type Z 30S ribosomal protein S14 — protein sequence MAKKALVNKANKKPKFAVRGYTRCQKCGRPRAVFRKFGLCRVCLRDMAHAGELPGVSKSSW from the coding sequence ATGGCGAAGAAGGCGCTGGTCAACAAGGCGAACAAGAAGCCGAAGTTCGCCGTGCGGGGTTACACCCGCTGCCAGAAGTGCGGGCGTCCGCGCGCGGTGTTCCGCAAGTTCGGGCTGTGCCGCGTGTGCCTGCGCGACATGGCACACGCCGGCGAGCTGCCGGGCGTGAGCAAGTCCAGCTGGTGA
- the rplE gene encoding 50S ribosomal protein L5 codes for MTTAEQTEKTHPRLQTRYRDEIIPALREEFGYKNVMQVPGMVKVVVNMGVGDAARDSKLIDGALRDLAIITGQKPQIRKATKSIAQFKLREGMPIGAKVTLRNDRMWEFLDRLLTIALPRIRDFRGLSGNQFDGRGNYTFGVSDQSMFHEIDPDNIDRPRGMDITVVTTATTNAEGRALLRHLGFPFKES; via the coding sequence ATGACGACTGCAGAGCAGACGGAGAAGACCCACCCGCGTCTCCAGACGCGGTACCGCGACGAGATCATCCCCGCCCTGCGCGAGGAGTTCGGCTACAAGAACGTCATGCAGGTCCCGGGCATGGTCAAGGTCGTCGTGAACATGGGCGTCGGCGACGCCGCCCGTGACTCGAAGCTGATCGACGGTGCCCTGCGCGACCTGGCCATCATCACCGGCCAGAAGCCGCAGATCCGCAAGGCGACCAAGTCCATCGCGCAGTTCAAGCTGCGCGAGGGCATGCCGATCGGCGCGAAGGTCACCCTTCGCAACGACCGGATGTGGGAGTTCCTGGACCGGCTGCTGACGATCGCGCTGCCGCGTATCCGCGACTTCCGCGGGCTGTCCGGCAACCAGTTCGACGGCCGCGGCAACTACACGTTCGGTGTCAGCGACCAGTCGATGTTCCACGAGATCGACCCGGACAACATCGACCGGCCGCGCGGCATGGACATCACCGTCGTCACGACGGCGACCACGAACGCCGAGGGCCGGGCGCTGCTGCGCCACCTGGGCTTCCCCTTCAAGGAGAGCTGA
- the rplX gene encoding 50S ribosomal protein L24, whose translation MKVKKGDTVQVIAGKDKGAKGKVIQVYPERERLLVEGVNRIKKHTRISQNQRGAESGGIVTQEAAIHVSNVMVVDSDGTPTRIGKKTVEGDDGKSRRVRISKRNGKEI comes from the coding sequence ATGAAGGTCAAGAAGGGCGACACCGTCCAGGTGATCGCCGGCAAGGACAAGGGCGCCAAGGGCAAGGTCATCCAGGTCTACCCCGAGCGTGAGCGTCTGCTGGTCGAGGGTGTGAACCGGATCAAGAAGCACACCCGGATCAGCCAGAACCAGCGCGGTGCGGAGTCCGGCGGGATCGTCACGCAGGAGGCTGCCATCCACGTCTCGAACGTGATGGTCGTCGACTCGGACGGCACCCCGACCCGGATCGGGAAGAAGACCGTCGAGGGTGACGACGGCAAGTCCCGCCGGGTCCGGATCTCCAAGCGCAACGGGAAGGAGATCTGA
- the rplN gene encoding 50S ribosomal protein L14, whose protein sequence is MIQQESRLRVADNTGAKEILCIRVLGGSARRYAGIGDVIVASVKEAIPGAGVKRGDVVKAVIVRTVKEKRRPDGSYIKFDENAAVLIRPDNGPRGTRIFGPVGRELRDRRFMKIISLAPEVL, encoded by the coding sequence GTGATCCAGCAGGAGTCGCGACTGCGCGTCGCCGACAACACCGGTGCCAAGGAGATCCTGTGCATCCGGGTGCTGGGCGGCTCGGCGCGGCGCTACGCCGGGATCGGCGACGTCATCGTCGCCTCGGTCAAGGAGGCCATCCCCGGTGCCGGCGTGAAGCGCGGTGACGTCGTCAAGGCGGTCATCGTGCGCACGGTCAAGGAGAAGCGTCGCCCGGACGGCAGCTACATCAAGTTCGACGAGAACGCCGCCGTCCTGATCCGTCCGGACAACGGGCCCCGAGGGACCCGCATCTTCGGCCCGGTCGGTCGCGAGCTGCGCGACCGCCGCTTCATGAAGATCATCTCCCTCGCTCCGGAGGTGCTCTGA
- the rpsQ gene encoding 30S ribosomal protein S17: MSDDESTRGERKVREGLVVSDKMDKTVVVSLEDRVKHPRYSKVIRRTSKVKAHDEGNTAGIGDRVRLMETRPLSATKRWRLVEILEKAK, encoded by the coding sequence ATGAGCGACGACGAGAGCACGCGCGGGGAACGCAAGGTCCGCGAGGGCCTGGTCGTGTCCGACAAGATGGACAAGACCGTGGTCGTCTCGCTGGAGGACCGGGTCAAGCACCCGCGGTACAGCAAGGTCATCCGCCGGACCAGCAAGGTCAAGGCGCACGACGAGGGCAACACGGCCGGCATCGGTGACCGTGTCCGCCTGATGGAGACCCGCCCGCTGTCGGCCACTAAGCGCTGGCGGCTCGTGGAGATCCTCGAGAAGGCGAAGTAG
- the rpmC gene encoding 50S ribosomal protein L29: MATSGGTKAAELRELSDEELTVRVREAKEELFNLRFQMATGQLDNNRRLRAVRHDIARVYTVMRERELGLSAAPIDNEGAA; the protein is encoded by the coding sequence ATGGCGACCAGCGGTGGCACCAAGGCTGCCGAGCTGCGTGAGCTCTCCGACGAGGAGCTCACGGTGCGCGTTCGCGAGGCCAAGGAAGAGCTGTTCAACCTGCGCTTCCAGATGGCGACCGGGCAGCTGGACAACAACCGGCGGCTGCGGGCCGTCCGCCACGACATCGCGCGGGTCTACACCGTCATGCGCGAGCGTGAGCTGGGCCTGTCCGCTGCCCCGATCGACAACGAGGGCGCGGCATGA
- the rplP gene encoding 50S ribosomal protein L16, which translates to MLIPRKVKHRKQHRPHRTGMATGGTKVSFGDYGIQALEPAYVTNRQIESARIAINRHIKRGGKVWINVFPDRPLTKKPAETRMGSGKGSPEKWVTNVKPGRVLFEMSFPNDQTAREALRRAIHKLPMKCRIVTREGGDI; encoded by the coding sequence ATGCTGATCCCACGCAAGGTCAAGCACCGCAAGCAGCACCGCCCGCACCGGACCGGAATGGCGACCGGCGGCACGAAGGTCTCGTTCGGCGACTACGGCATCCAGGCTCTCGAGCCGGCCTACGTCACGAACCGTCAGATCGAGTCCGCACGTATCGCGATCAACCGGCACATCAAGCGTGGTGGCAAGGTCTGGATCAACGTGTTCCCGGACCGCCCGCTGACCAAGAAGCCGGCCGAGACCCGTATGGGTTCCGGTAAGGGTTCGCCGGAGAAGTGGGTCACCAACGTCAAGCCGGGCCGGGTCCTGTTCGAGATGAGCTTCCCGAACGACCAGACCGCGCGCGAGGCGCTGCGACGTGCCATCCACAAGCTGCCGATGAAGTGCCGGATCGTGACCCGTGAGGGTGGTGACATCTGA
- the rpsC gene encoding 30S ribosomal protein S3, producing the protein MGQKINPHGFRLGITTDWKSRWYADKQYKEYVKEDVEIRRMLSKGMERAGISKVEIERTRDRVRVDIHTARPGIVIGRRGAEADRIRGNLEKLTKKQVQLNILEVKNSESDAQLVAQGVAEQLSNRVAFRRAMRKAIQSAMRSPQVKGIRVQCSGRLGGAEMSRSEFYREGRVPLHTLRADIDYGLFEARTSFGRIGVKVWIYKGDVVGGRREGAPAAAAADRAPRRERPARRRSGASGTTATSTEAGRAAASGGVATAEAPAETTATTSGTPSEGGEA; encoded by the coding sequence ATGGGGCAGAAGATCAACCCGCACGGGTTCCGTCTGGGCATCACCACGGACTGGAAGTCCCGCTGGTACGCGGACAAGCAGTACAAGGAGTACGTCAAGGAGGACGTCGAGATCCGCCGCATGCTCTCCAAGGGCATGGAGCGGGCCGGCATCTCCAAGGTCGAGATCGAGCGGACCCGGGACCGCGTGCGGGTGGACATCCACACCGCGCGTCCGGGCATCGTGATCGGCCGGCGCGGCGCCGAGGCCGACCGCATCCGGGGCAACCTCGAGAAGCTGACCAAGAAGCAGGTCCAGCTCAACATCCTCGAGGTCAAGAACTCCGAGTCGGACGCCCAGCTCGTCGCGCAGGGCGTGGCCGAGCAGCTGTCCAACCGCGTGGCGTTCCGCCGTGCGATGCGCAAGGCGATCCAGTCGGCCATGCGCTCGCCGCAGGTCAAGGGCATCCGGGTGCAGTGCTCCGGACGTCTGGGCGGCGCCGAGATGTCGCGGTCGGAGTTCTACCGCGAGGGCCGGGTGCCGCTGCACACGCTGCGCGCCGACATCGACTACGGCCTGTTCGAGGCTCGCACCTCGTTCGGCCGGATCGGCGTCAAGGTCTGGATCTACAAGGGTGACGTCGTCGGTGGTCGTCGCGAGGGAGCCCCGGCTGCGGCCGCGGCCGACCGCGCACCCCGTCGCGAGCGTCCGGCCCGCCGGCGTTCGGGTGCCTCGGGCACCACGGCCACCAGCACCGAGGCCGGTCGTGCCGCGGCGTCCGGTGGCGTCGCCACCGCCGAGGCCCCGGCCGAGACGACCGCGACCACCAGCGGCACTCCGAGCGAGGGTGGGGAGGCCTGA
- the rplV gene encoding 50S ribosomal protein L22 yields MADTAETTGTALELTRAHAVARFVRMSPMKCRRMVDLVRGVPVSEALAILRFSPQAAAEPVAKVVASAAANAENNLGLDPDTLVVAVAMVDEGPTLKRIRPRAQGRAYRIRKRTSHITIEVESRPAGTAGGGRRGAKGRAR; encoded by the coding sequence ATGGCTGACACAGCCGAGACCACCGGCACCGCGCTCGAGCTGACTCGAGCGCACGCCGTGGCGCGGTTCGTCCGCATGTCGCCGATGAAGTGCCGGCGCATGGTGGACCTGGTCCGCGGAGTACCGGTGTCCGAGGCGCTGGCGATCCTGCGGTTCTCGCCGCAGGCCGCCGCCGAGCCGGTGGCCAAGGTCGTGGCGAGCGCCGCGGCCAACGCCGAGAACAACCTGGGCCTGGACCCGGACACCCTCGTGGTGGCCGTGGCCATGGTCGACGAGGGCCCGACGCTGAAGCGGATCCGTCCGCGCGCCCAGGGGCGTGCGTACCGCATCCGCAAGCGGACGAGCCACATCACCATCGAGGTCGAGTCCCGTCCGGCCGGTACGGCCGGCGGCGGACGTCGTGGTGCGAAGGGGAGGGCCCGCTGA
- the rpsS gene encoding 30S ribosomal protein S19, which yields MPRSLKKGPFVDDHLLKKVDALNETDKKTVIRTWSRRSTIIPDMIGHTIAVHDGRKHVPVFVSDSMVGHKLGEFAPTRTFRGHIKDDRKARRR from the coding sequence ATGCCGCGCAGCCTGAAGAAGGGCCCGTTCGTCGACGACCACCTGCTCAAGAAGGTGGACGCCCTCAACGAGACCGACAAGAAGACGGTGATCAGGACCTGGTCCCGCCGCTCCACCATCATCCCGGACATGATCGGCCACACGATTGCGGTGCACGACGGCCGCAAGCACGTACCGGTGTTCGTCTCGGACTCGATGGTCGGGCACAAGCTGGGTGAGTTCGCCCCGACCCGCACGTTCCGGGGTCACATCAAGGACGACCGCAAGGCGCGCAGGCGCTAG
- the rplB gene encoding 50S ribosomal protein L2, producing the protein MAIRKYKPTTPGRRGSSVSDFAEITRDTPEKSLLRPLHNKGGRNVHGRVTTRHQGGGHKRAYRLIDFRRNDKDGVPAKVAHIEYDPNRTSRIALLHYADGEKRYIIAPARLKQGDPIENGPQADIKVGNNLPLRNIPTGTVVHAIELRPGGGAKIARAAGSGVQLVAKDGPYAQLRMPSGEIRYVDVRCRATVGEVGNSEHSNINWGKAGRMRWKGKRPSVRGVAMNPVDHPHGGGEGKTSGGRHPVNPAGKPEGRTRRTKPSDKLIVRRRRTGKKR; encoded by the coding sequence ATGGCCATTCGTAAGTACAAGCCGACGACGCCGGGCCGCCGTGGCTCCAGCGTCTCGGACTTCGCCGAGATCACCCGGGACACCCCGGAGAAGTCGCTGCTGCGTCCGCTGCACAACAAGGGCGGCCGCAACGTGCACGGGCGGGTCACCACCCGGCACCAGGGCGGCGGCCACAAGCGTGCGTACCGGCTGATCGACTTCCGCCGGAACGACAAGGACGGTGTGCCGGCCAAGGTCGCGCACATCGAGTACGACCCGAACCGCACCTCGCGGATCGCACTGCTGCACTACGCCGACGGCGAGAAGCGCTACATCATCGCGCCGGCGCGGCTCAAGCAGGGCGACCCGATCGAGAACGGCCCCCAGGCCGACATCAAGGTCGGGAACAACCTGCCGCTGCGCAACATCCCGACGGGCACCGTGGTGCACGCGATCGAGCTCCGCCCCGGTGGCGGCGCGAAGATCGCGCGTGCGGCGGGCTCCGGGGTGCAGCTGGTGGCGAAGGACGGCCCCTACGCGCAGCTGCGCATGCCGTCCGGCGAGATCCGCTACGTCGACGTCCGCTGCCGCGCGACGGTCGGCGAGGTCGGTAACTCGGAGCACTCGAACATCAACTGGGGCAAGGCCGGCCGGATGCGGTGGAAGGGCAAGCGCCCCTCCGTCCGTGGTGTGGCCATGAACCCGGTCGACCACCCGCACGGTGGTGGTGAGGGTAAGACCTCCGGTGGTCGCCACCCGGTCAACCCGGCAGGTAAGCCCGAGGGCCGTACCCGCCGCACCAAGCCGTCCGACAAGTTGATCGTCCGCCGGCGTCGTACCGGCAAGAAGCGCTGA
- the rplW gene encoding 50S ribosomal protein L23: protein MITDPRDILLAPVVSEKSYGLLDEQQYTFVVRPDANKTQIKIAVEKVFGVKVLSVNTLNRPGKRKRARTGYGKRKDTKRAIVTLSPESKSIDVFGGPAS, encoded by the coding sequence GTGATCACGGACCCGCGGGACATCCTGCTCGCGCCCGTCGTGTCGGAGAAGAGCTACGGGCTGCTCGACGAGCAGCAGTACACCTTCGTCGTGCGACCGGACGCGAACAAGACGCAGATCAAGATCGCCGTGGAGAAGGTGTTCGGGGTCAAGGTGCTCAGCGTCAACACGCTGAACCGCCCGGGTAAGCGCAAGCGCGCCCGCACCGGCTACGGCAAGCGCAAGGACACGAAGCGCGCGATCGTCACGCTCTCCCCGGAGAGCAAGTCGATCGACGTCTTCGGTGGTCCGGCGAGCTGA
- the rplD gene encoding 50S ribosomal protein L4, which produces MSTVEIQTPEGKVDGNVELPDSVFDVTANVSLMHQVVTAQLNAARQGSHDTKTRAEVRGGGKKPYRQKGTGRARQGSTRAPQFVGGGTVHGPTPRDYSQKTPKKMKAAALRGALSDRARAGRVRVISSVVSGDTPSTKAARKVVEAVTEGTGKRVLLVVEREDTNALLSLRNLPEVHLIAPDQLNTHDVLINDVVVFTSTALDLFLAGPVAKPRTGSRRAASSAEEADK; this is translated from the coding sequence GTGAGCACCGTGGAGATCCAGACGCCCGAGGGCAAGGTCGACGGCAACGTCGAGCTCCCCGACAGCGTGTTCGACGTGACGGCGAACGTGTCGCTGATGCACCAGGTGGTGACGGCGCAGCTGAACGCCGCGCGCCAGGGCTCGCACGACACCAAGACCCGTGCCGAGGTCCGCGGCGGTGGCAAGAAGCCGTACCGCCAGAAGGGCACCGGCCGCGCCCGCCAGGGTTCGACCCGGGCACCGCAGTTCGTCGGCGGTGGCACGGTGCACGGCCCGACGCCGCGTGACTACAGCCAGAAGACCCCGAAGAAGATGAAGGCCGCCGCCCTGCGCGGTGCGCTCTCCGACCGGGCCCGTGCGGGCCGCGTGCGGGTCATTTCCTCCGTGGTCTCCGGCGACACCCCGTCGACCAAGGCGGCCCGCAAGGTCGTCGAGGCGGTCACCGAGGGCACCGGGAAGCGCGTGCTGCTGGTCGTGGAGCGCGAGGACACGAACGCTCTGCTGAGCCTGCGCAACCTCCCCGAGGTGCACCTGATCGCGCCGGACCAGCTGAACACCCACGACGTGCTGATCAACGACGTCGTCGTGTTCACCTCGACCGCGCTCGACCTGTTCCTGGCCGGCCCGGTCGCCAAGCCGCGGACCGGCAGCCGTCGTGCCGCCTCGTCGGCAGAGGAGGCTGACAAGTGA
- the rplC gene encoding 50S ribosomal protein L3, whose product MTTKTQKTHQVKNITGLLGTKLGMTQVFDENNRIVPVTVIQAGPNVVTQVRSPETDGYSAIQVAYGAVDPRKVNKPETGHFAKAGVTPRRYTLEFRTSDAADYAIGQEITAEAFSEGSEVDVVGTTKGKGMAGAMKRHGFHGLGASHGVQRKHRSPGSIGGCATPGRVFKGQKMAGRMGSNRQTTQGLKVHRVDAERGLLLVKGAVPGPRGGLVVVKTPAKGDGK is encoded by the coding sequence ATGACGACTAAGACTCAGAAGACGCACCAGGTCAAGAACATCACCGGCCTCCTCGGCACCAAGCTGGGCATGACCCAGGTGTTCGACGAGAACAACCGGATCGTCCCGGTCACGGTGATCCAGGCCGGGCCGAACGTCGTGACCCAGGTCCGTTCCCCCGAGACCGACGGCTACTCCGCGATCCAGGTCGCGTACGGCGCGGTCGACCCCCGCAAGGTGAACAAGCCGGAGACCGGCCACTTCGCCAAGGCGGGCGTCACCCCCCGGCGCTACACGCTGGAGTTCCGCACCTCGGACGCGGCCGACTACGCGATCGGCCAGGAGATCACCGCCGAGGCGTTCTCCGAGGGCTCCGAGGTCGACGTGGTCGGCACGACCAAGGGCAAGGGCATGGCCGGCGCCATGAAGCGCCACGGCTTCCACGGTCTGGGCGCCTCGCACGGTGTCCAGCGGAAGCACCGCTCGCCCGGCTCGATCGGTGGCTGCGCCACCCCGGGCCGCGTGTTCAAGGGCCAGAAGATGGCCGGCCGGATGGGTTCGAACCGTCAGACCACGCAGGGCCTCAAGGTCCACCGGGTCGACGCCGAGCGCGGGCTGCTGCTCGTCAAGGGCGCGGTTCCCGGACCTCGCGGTGGACTCGTCGTGGTGAAGACCCCCGCGAAGGGTGATGGCAAGTGA
- the rpsJ gene encoding 30S ribosomal protein S10, with amino-acid sequence MAGQKIRIRLKAYDHEAIDASARKIVETVTRTGARVVGPVPLPTEKNVYCVIRSPHKYKDSREHFEMRTHKRLIDILDPTPKTVDALMRIDLPASVDVNIQ; translated from the coding sequence ATGGCGGGACAGAAGATCCGCATCAGGCTCAAGGCCTATGACCACGAGGCAATCGACGCGTCTGCTCGCAAGATCGTGGAGACGGTGACGCGTACCGGTGCCCGGGTCGTCGGGCCGGTGCCGCTGCCGACCGAGAAGAACGTGTACTGCGTCATCCGCTCGCCGCACAAGTACAAGGACTCGCGCGAGCACTTCGAGATGCGTACGCACAAGCGCCTCATCGACATCCTGGACCCGACGCCGAAGACGGTGGACGCGCTCATGCGCATCGATCTGCCGGCCAGCGTCGACGTCAACATCCAGTAG
- the tuf gene encoding elongation factor Tu — MAKAKFERTKPHVNIGTIGHIDHGKTTLTAAITKVLHDKYPTLNEASAFDMIDKAPEERQRGITISIAHVEYQTEKRHYAHVDCPGHADYIKNMITGAAQMDGAILVVAATDGPMPQTREHVLLARQVGVPYIVVALNKADMVDDEEIMELVEMEVRELLSSQDYPGDDLPIVRVSALKALEGDEKWAENIVQLMDAVDEAIPEPERDTEKPFLMPVEDVFTITGRGTVVTGRVERGIVKVNETVDIVGIKPNKTSTTVTGVEMFRKILDEGRAGENVGLLLRGIKRDDVERGQVVVKPGSITPHTEFEGQVYILGKDEGGRHTPFFNNYRPQFYFRTTDVTGVVTLPSGTEMVMPGDNTSMSVQLIQPIAMEEGLQFAIREGGRTVGAGQVTKINS; from the coding sequence GTGGCGAAGGCGAAGTTCGAGCGGACCAAGCCGCACGTCAACATCGGCACCATTGGTCACATCGACCACGGCAAGACCACGCTGACGGCGGCCATCACTAAGGTTCTGCACGACAAGTACCCGACCCTCAACGAGGCGTCGGCGTTCGACATGATCGACAAGGCGCCGGAAGAGCGTCAGCGCGGTATCACGATCTCCATCGCGCACGTCGAGTACCAGACCGAGAAGCGGCACTACGCGCACGTGGACTGCCCCGGTCACGCGGACTACATCAAGAACATGATCACCGGTGCGGCGCAGATGGACGGCGCCATCCTGGTGGTCGCCGCGACCGACGGTCCGATGCCCCAGACCCGTGAGCACGTGCTGCTCGCGCGTCAGGTCGGCGTGCCCTACATCGTGGTGGCGCTGAACAAGGCGGACATGGTCGACGACGAGGAGATCATGGAGCTCGTCGAGATGGAGGTCCGTGAGCTGCTCAGCTCGCAGGACTACCCGGGCGACGACCTCCCGATCGTCCGCGTCTCGGCGCTCAAGGCGCTCGAGGGCGACGAGAAGTGGGCCGAGAACATCGTCCAGCTGATGGACGCTGTCGACGAGGCCATCCCGGAGCCGGAGCGCGACACCGAGAAGCCGTTCCTCATGCCCGTCGAGGACGTCTTCACGATCACCGGTCGCGGCACGGTCGTCACCGGTCGTGTCGAGCGCGGCATCGTCAAGGTCAACGAGACCGTCGACATCGTCGGCATCAAGCCGAACAAGACCAGCACCACGGTCACCGGTGTCGAGATGTTCCGCAAGATCCTCGACGAGGGCCGTGCCGGCGAGAACGTCGGTCTGCTCCTGCGCGGCATCAAGCGTGACGACGTCGAGCGCGGCCAGGTCGTCGTGAAGCCGGGCTCGATCACCCCGCACACCGAGTTCGAGGGCCAGGTCTACATCCTGGGCAAGGACGAGGGCGGACGGCACACGCCGTTCTTCAACAACTACCGCCCCCAGTTCTACTTCCGGACCACGGACGTGACGGGCGTGGTGACCCTGCCCAGCGGCACCGAGATGGTCATGCCGGGCGACAACACCTCGATGAGCGTTCAGCTGATCCAGCCGATCGCCATGGAGGAGGGCCTGCAGTTCGCCATCCGTGAGGGTGGACGGACCGTCGGCGCCGGCCAGGTCACCAAGATCAACTCGTAG